In a genomic window of Corynebacterium lizhenjunii:
- a CDS encoding phosphatase PAP2 family protein gives MPNKSSNHPSNQDQGNQGQGDQSRLGRLSQRESHVLEAIQTVAYDAPGILPAARGLSHFGEHALGWMGSAAVLYGLNTRQGNARQARRWAGVGAAALSAHAASVVLKRIVRRKRPDYPYVRVGVATPSKLSFPSSHSTSTAAFLVGAARVTGNRAFLAGIPVMMCSRMVLGVHYPSDTALGAALGAVTAEVMHRLEEKTA, from the coding sequence ATGCCCAATAAGTCCAGCAACCATCCCAGCAACCAGGACCAGGGCAACCAGGGTCAGGGCGACCAGTCCCGCCTGGGCCGGTTGAGCCAGCGCGAAAGCCATGTCCTGGAGGCCATCCAAACTGTGGCTTACGATGCCCCCGGCATCCTCCCCGCCGCCAGGGGTTTAAGCCACTTTGGGGAGCACGCCCTGGGCTGGATGGGTTCAGCAGCAGTGCTCTATGGGCTCAACACCCGCCAGGGCAACGCCCGGCAGGCGCGCCGCTGGGCGGGCGTAGGTGCTGCGGCGCTGAGCGCGCACGCGGCATCGGTAGTGCTCAAGCGTATTGTGCGCCGCAAGCGCCCGGACTACCCGTATGTGCGGGTGGGCGTTGCTACGCCGTCGAAGCTGTCTTTCCCCTCCTCACACTCGACTTCCACGGCGGCGTTTTTGGTGGGCGCGGCGCGTGTCACAGGCAACCGGGCATTCCTGGCGGGGATTCCGGTGATGATGTGCTCGCGCATGGTCCTGGGCGTACACTACCCGTCGGACACCGCCCTGGGTGCTGCCCTGGGCGCCGTGACCGCAGAAGTAATGCACCGACTGGAGGAAAAGACCGCATGA
- a CDS encoding glycosyltransferase: MSTSTREPLARILLPSRGEPADVRMLYLIEMEQNKDRLRWDNRTSVAIPAGAEVSFETYFNAFPAAYWRRWSQLRSVFLTLEVQGRATLSFYRSKQDGQRISISHEEVTTGHHEFELELRNFEDGGWLWFDVTADEDTVLADAAWCAPAAPAAQVLPDGSELAPQPKRVAVGIPTFNRPADAVAALQALQSDPFVDEIIDYVLMPDQGTAHPADHPGYAEAVEHFGERFREFRQGNLGGSGGYSRIMFEALENTESPYILYMDDDIAIEPDSIYRAVQVARYAAKPIVVGGQMLNLQERSQLRTTGEQVNRKDFMWGAAPHAVYDHDFAKYPLRAIGTPQTHIDPRNYDSRALHRRVDVEYNGWWMCLFPRVVAETIGQPLPLFIKWDDTEYSLRAAAHGFPTVTWPGAAIWHMAWADKDDAIDWQAYFHLRNRLIVAALYHEGDPGGIFRSIFRSTLKHVMCMEYSTIAIQIEAMEDFLAGPDQLFDILETSLPRIAEIRKEYSDAVVIESADQLPPATGAPGVPTRNVGGRLGKVKKIPWLLKSVKHLVTKQDPAHHEAPQLNLTPEEARWFTLSRVDSATVSTAGGTGVAFRKRDRNLAWELMSESVELQQTIEKDFDQLREKYRAALPELTSRESWRKVFDAQ; this comes from the coding sequence GTGTCTACTTCCACCCGAGAGCCGCTTGCCCGCATTTTGCTGCCCAGCCGTGGGGAGCCCGCGGACGTGCGGATGCTCTACCTCATTGAAATGGAGCAGAATAAGGACCGACTGCGTTGGGATAACCGCACGTCGGTGGCCATTCCGGCGGGGGCGGAGGTCTCTTTTGAGACCTACTTCAATGCTTTCCCGGCAGCCTATTGGCGCCGGTGGTCGCAGCTGCGTTCTGTCTTTTTGACCCTGGAGGTCCAAGGCCGCGCGACCCTGTCCTTCTACCGTTCCAAGCAGGATGGCCAGCGCATTTCCATCAGTCACGAGGAAGTCACCACCGGCCACCACGAGTTCGAGCTGGAGTTGCGCAACTTTGAAGACGGCGGTTGGCTGTGGTTTGACGTCACTGCCGATGAAGACACCGTGCTTGCCGATGCCGCCTGGTGCGCCCCCGCCGCACCCGCCGCCCAGGTCCTGCCCGACGGCAGTGAGCTGGCACCGCAGCCGAAGAGGGTAGCGGTGGGCATTCCTACCTTTAACCGGCCTGCCGATGCCGTGGCAGCCCTCCAGGCCCTGCAGTCCGACCCGTTTGTGGATGAGATTATTGACTATGTTCTCATGCCGGACCAGGGCACCGCGCACCCGGCAGACCACCCCGGCTACGCGGAGGCCGTGGAGCACTTTGGGGAGCGCTTCCGGGAGTTCCGCCAGGGAAACCTGGGCGGTTCCGGCGGGTATTCGCGCATCATGTTTGAGGCGCTAGAAAACACCGAGTCCCCGTACATCTTGTACATGGATGATGACATTGCTATTGAGCCGGACTCGATTTACCGCGCCGTGCAGGTGGCGCGTTATGCCGCCAAGCCCATTGTGGTAGGTGGGCAGATGCTTAACTTGCAGGAACGTTCCCAGCTGCGCACCACTGGCGAGCAAGTCAACCGTAAGGACTTCATGTGGGGCGCGGCCCCGCACGCGGTATATGACCATGACTTTGCCAAGTATCCGCTGCGCGCCATCGGTACCCCGCAGACCCACATTGACCCACGCAATTATGACTCCCGCGCGCTGCACCGCCGCGTGGATGTCGAATACAACGGCTGGTGGATGTGTCTATTTCCGCGCGTGGTGGCGGAGACCATTGGCCAGCCGCTGCCGCTGTTTATCAAATGGGATGACACGGAGTATTCGCTGCGCGCCGCTGCCCACGGCTTCCCCACGGTGACGTGGCCGGGCGCGGCCATTTGGCACATGGCCTGGGCTGATAAGGATGACGCCATTGATTGGCAGGCCTACTTCCATCTGCGCAACCGCCTGATTGTGGCAGCGCTGTACCACGAGGGCGACCCAGGCGGCATCTTCCGCTCTATCTTCCGCTCCACCCTCAAGCACGTCATGTGCATGGAGTACTCCACCATCGCCATCCAGATCGAGGCAATGGAGGACTTCCTGGCCGGCCCGGACCAGCTCTTTGACATCTTGGAGACCTCCTTGCCGCGTATCGCGGAGATCCGTAAGGAATATAGCGATGCCGTTGTTATCGAGTCTGCAGATCAGCTCCCGCCGGCCACCGGCGCGCCGGGGGTGCCTACTCGCAACGTTGGTGGTCGCCTGGGCAAGGTTAAGAAGATCCCGTGGTTGCTCAAGTCCGTGAAGCACCTGGTGACTAAGCAGGACCCCGCACACCATGAGGCCCCGCAGCTTAACCTCACCCCGGAGGAGGCCCGCTGGTTTACGCTCTCTCGCGTGGACTCGGCCACTGTGTCTACCGCAGGCGGCACCGGCGTGGCCTTCCGCAAGCGCGACCGCAACTTGGCGTGGGAGTTGATGAGTGAAAGCGTCGAGTTGCAGCAGACTATTGAGAAAGACTTTGACCAGCTGCGCGAGAAGTACCGGGCTGCGCTGCCGGAGTTAACCTCCCGCGAGTCCTGGAGGAAGGTCTTCGATGCCCAATAA
- the glf gene encoding UDP-galactopyranose mutase yields the protein MTAYDLIVVGSGFFGLTVAERAASQLDKKVLIVERREHLGGNAYSEAEPETGIEVHKYGAHLFHTSNQRVWEYCNQFTEFTGYQHRVFAMHNGTAYQFPMGLGLINQFFGRYYSPDEARQLIAEQAAEYDSASAANMEEKAISLIGRPLYEAFIRDYTAKQWQTDPKELPAGNITRLPVRYNFDNRYFNDTYEGLPVDGYAAWLEKMAAHDNIEVRLNTDWFAVREQLRAQSPDAPVVYTGPLDRYFDYSAGELGWRTLDFEMEVLPTGDFQGTPVMNYNDADVDYTRIHEFRHFHPERADKYPQDKTVIMKEYSRFAESGDEPYYPISTPEDRAKVEAYRKLAAAEARDHQVLFGGRLGTYQYLDMHMAIASALSLFDNKLAPFWTEGKALEQERGH from the coding sequence ATGACTGCATATGACCTCATTGTTGTTGGCTCCGGCTTCTTCGGCCTGACCGTGGCAGAACGCGCTGCCTCCCAACTAGATAAGAAGGTGCTCATCGTGGAGCGCCGCGAGCACCTGGGCGGCAACGCCTACTCGGAGGCCGAGCCGGAGACCGGCATCGAGGTCCACAAGTACGGCGCCCACCTCTTCCACACCTCCAACCAGCGCGTGTGGGAATACTGCAACCAGTTCACCGAATTCACCGGCTACCAGCACCGCGTCTTTGCCATGCACAACGGCACGGCCTACCAGTTCCCCATGGGCCTGGGGCTGATTAATCAGTTCTTTGGCCGCTACTACTCCCCGGATGAAGCCCGCCAACTTATTGCCGAACAAGCCGCCGAATACGACTCTGCCAGCGCGGCCAACATGGAAGAAAAGGCCATCTCGCTTATTGGGCGGCCGCTGTATGAGGCCTTCATCCGCGACTACACCGCAAAGCAGTGGCAGACCGACCCCAAGGAGCTGCCTGCCGGCAACATCACCCGCCTGCCGGTGCGCTACAACTTTGACAACCGCTACTTCAACGACACCTATGAGGGCCTGCCGGTAGACGGCTACGCCGCCTGGCTAGAGAAGATGGCCGCTCATGACAACATTGAGGTCCGGCTGAACACCGACTGGTTTGCAGTCCGCGAGCAGCTGCGCGCCCAGTCTCCCGATGCCCCCGTGGTCTATACCGGCCCCCTGGACCGCTACTTCGACTACTCCGCAGGCGAGCTGGGCTGGCGCACCCTGGACTTTGAGATGGAAGTTCTGCCCACCGGTGATTTCCAGGGCACCCCGGTGATGAACTACAACGACGCTGATGTGGATTACACGCGCATCCACGAGTTCCGCCACTTCCACCCTGAGCGCGCCGATAAATACCCGCAGGACAAGACCGTGATTATGAAGGAATACTCCCGGTTCGCAGAGTCTGGCGATGAGCCCTACTATCCCATCAGTACCCCCGAAGACCGCGCCAAGGTGGAGGCCTACCGCAAGCTGGCCGCCGCCGAAGCCCGCGACCACCAGGTCCTCTTTGGCGGCCGCCTGGGCACCTACCAGTACCTGGACATGCACATGGCCATCGCCTCCGCGCTGTCGCTGTTCGATAACAAGCTGGCGCCCTTCTGGACCGAGGGCAAGGCCCTGGAGCAGGAGCGCGGGCACTAG
- a CDS encoding N-acetylmuramoyl-L-alanine amidase, producing the protein MQLSVQQRRINKRHRTPWLMPVTAVLASVAVFGAAAFGSNSILKTQEFGSGPISASVSEVSFGDGHNTVVDDPAIATQGEGGGPRAVKEFHRDEPFSQFALTWTGERDVVAFVRAKQPDGSWSEWFAADPIGTADNTGTKTGTELIYVGRTTDVQVSVGNVDLFADAPDGAAPADAAGASRTLPSDLDVVFIDGKPQDGIAPMADLRSANAPAIVSRAGWGANEATRCQQPTYDNNIQALTLHHTAGANGYSKAEAAGIVRGIYEYHARTLGWCDIGYNVLVDRFGTIYEGRFGGLDRNVQGAHVGGFNANNWGISMMGNYSTAQPSQAMLDSVAEVAGWRAAVAGIDPAGTTSLRSGGFGGSKYAAGTYYTGPTFMGHGDLHNTECPGRNTLPHWPEIRRKASMKAQAVANGHGKPLTLTQAPGGTAPGANAPSAPGTPRIPGGVPGTPGAPAAPDAVTSSLGSKEIPASTIQAVVGIAAALAGIAVAANHGGEAGKTLDPDKRVMGGLTVGEVPTIISKVVTLTGNEGLSQTWTAVLNGFGPLLGLPIGGPDLAGIDRNVLYQLFSNGVVLSSKDTGTHALVGDVAKAWMKNPEKLGLPTSDQYSVNGTTLRVDFQGGHITVDPASGDVNVFAD; encoded by the coding sequence GTGCAGCTATCTGTGCAGCAACGCCGCATCAATAAGCGCCACCGCACCCCCTGGCTGATGCCGGTCACCGCAGTCCTGGCCTCCGTGGCTGTCTTCGGCGCCGCTGCATTCGGCAGCAATTCCATTCTCAAAACCCAGGAATTTGGCTCCGGCCCCATTTCTGCCAGTGTCTCCGAGGTCAGTTTCGGCGACGGCCACAACACCGTGGTCGATGACCCAGCCATCGCCACCCAGGGTGAGGGCGGCGGCCCCCGCGCTGTCAAGGAATTCCACCGCGATGAGCCTTTCTCCCAGTTTGCCCTGACCTGGACTGGCGAGCGCGACGTGGTGGCCTTCGTGCGCGCCAAGCAACCCGACGGCTCCTGGTCCGAGTGGTTTGCCGCAGATCCCATCGGTACCGCCGATAACACCGGCACCAAGACCGGCACCGAGCTCATCTACGTCGGCCGCACCACCGATGTGCAGGTTTCCGTGGGCAATGTTGACTTGTTTGCCGATGCCCCCGATGGTGCCGCGCCTGCCGATGCCGCCGGTGCCTCCCGCACCCTGCCCAGCGACTTGGACGTGGTCTTTATCGACGGTAAGCCCCAAGACGGCATTGCCCCCATGGCGGACCTGCGCAGCGCCAACGCTCCTGCCATCGTCAGCCGCGCGGGCTGGGGTGCTAACGAGGCCACCCGCTGCCAGCAGCCCACCTACGACAACAACATTCAGGCGCTAACCCTGCACCACACCGCCGGCGCCAATGGTTATAGCAAGGCGGAAGCAGCCGGCATTGTCCGCGGCATCTACGAGTACCACGCGCGCACCCTGGGCTGGTGCGACATCGGATACAACGTCCTGGTGGACCGCTTTGGCACCATCTACGAGGGCCGCTTTGGTGGCCTGGACCGCAACGTCCAAGGCGCCCACGTGGGTGGGTTTAACGCCAATAACTGGGGCATTTCCATGATGGGCAACTACTCCACCGCGCAGCCCTCCCAGGCCATGCTGGATTCGGTGGCTGAGGTTGCGGGCTGGCGTGCGGCAGTAGCTGGCATCGACCCAGCAGGCACCACCAGCCTGCGCTCCGGTGGCTTCGGCGGCAGCAAGTACGCAGCCGGCACCTACTACACCGGGCCGACGTTCATGGGCCACGGCGACCTGCACAACACGGAGTGCCCGGGCCGCAACACCTTGCCGCACTGGCCAGAGATCCGCCGTAAGGCCTCTATGAAGGCCCAAGCCGTAGCCAACGGTCACGGCAAGCCGCTGACACTGACGCAAGCTCCGGGTGGTACCGCGCCCGGCGCTAACGCACCCAGCGCCCCTGGCACGCCGCGCATTCCTGGCGGGGTGCCTGGCACGCCCGGCGCCCCGGCTGCCCCCGACGCCGTGACGTCCTCTCTGGGCAGCAAGGAAATTCCGGCGTCTACCATCCAGGCTGTGGTCGGCATCGCAGCCGCACTGGCCGGTATTGCAGTGGCTGCCAACCATGGCGGCGAGGCTGGCAAGACCCTGGACCCGGACAAGCGGGTTATGGGAGGCCTGACCGTGGGCGAAGTCCCCACCATCATCTCCAAGGTGGTCACACTGACCGGCAATGAGGGGCTGAGCCAAACCTGGACCGCCGTGCTCAACGGCTTCGGTCCCCTGCTGGGGCTGCCCATTGGCGGGCCGGACCTGGCGGGTATCGACCGTAATGTCTTGTACCAGCTCTTTAGCAACGGCGTGGTGCTCTCTTCCAAGGACACCGGCACTCACGCGCTGGTGGGCGACGTGGCCAAGGCGTGGATGAAGAACCCGGAGAAGCTGGGCCTGCCCACGTCCGACCAGTACTCAGTGAACGGGACTACGCTGCGGGTGGACTTCCAGGGCGGCCACATTACCGTCGACCCGGCTAGCGGCGACGTCAACGTCTTCGCCGACTAG
- the glpK gene encoding glycerol kinase GlpK encodes MTLIAAIDQGTTSTRCVFINEEGRIVSSAQHEHRQILPQQGWVEHDPVEIWNNTRRVVSEAMVELDITATDVSALGITNQRETAVVWDKATGQPIYNAIVWQDTRTAQRFGPDTDQQWWNQRTGLLANSYPAGPKIAWILDHVEGARQRAAAGELLAGTMDTWLLWNLTEGKVHATDVTNASRTLLMDLRTLGWDPQLCERVGVPLEVLPQIRASIGHFGAVRHRGTLSGVPITGILGDQQSALFGQGAFASGQAKNTYGTGLFLLLNTGSELRFSQHGLLSTVAFQQDGQPPVYALEGSVAVGGSLIQWLRDQLGIIPSAGASESIAAADNGGVYIVPAFSGLFAPHWRPDARGVIVGLTRFADRSHITRAALEATCFQTREVVEAMVADSGVELCQLRVDGGMVANNLLMQLQADILQAEVTRPVEIETTALGAAFAAGVGAGCWSSLDDIAALVVPERTWRPQTDREDIYAQWKRAVERSFDWA; translated from the coding sequence GTGACGTTGATTGCAGCCATCGATCAGGGGACCACGTCTACCCGTTGCGTGTTTATCAACGAGGAAGGCCGGATTGTCTCTTCTGCCCAACACGAACACCGCCAGATTTTGCCTCAGCAAGGCTGGGTGGAACATGACCCGGTAGAGATCTGGAATAACACCCGCCGGGTGGTCAGCGAAGCGATGGTGGAGCTAGACATTACTGCAACGGATGTCTCCGCACTGGGGATAACCAACCAGCGCGAGACCGCCGTGGTGTGGGACAAGGCCACCGGCCAGCCGATCTATAACGCCATCGTGTGGCAAGATACCCGCACGGCACAGCGCTTTGGTCCCGATACGGACCAGCAGTGGTGGAACCAGCGCACGGGACTGCTGGCTAATTCCTATCCGGCTGGGCCCAAGATTGCCTGGATTTTGGACCACGTGGAGGGGGCTCGCCAGCGTGCAGCTGCCGGCGAGCTGCTGGCGGGGACCATGGACACCTGGTTGCTGTGGAACCTGACTGAGGGCAAGGTGCACGCCACGGACGTCACCAACGCCTCGCGGACTTTGTTGATGGATCTGCGCACCCTGGGCTGGGACCCGCAATTGTGCGAGCGGGTGGGGGTACCGCTGGAGGTGCTGCCACAGATCCGGGCCTCCATCGGGCATTTCGGCGCGGTGCGCCACCGCGGCACGCTCTCTGGGGTGCCCATCACCGGGATTTTGGGGGACCAACAATCGGCGCTCTTCGGCCAGGGCGCGTTTGCGTCCGGACAAGCGAAGAATACCTACGGTACTGGGCTGTTTTTGCTGCTCAACACCGGATCTGAGCTGAGGTTTTCGCAACACGGTCTGCTGTCCACCGTGGCTTTCCAGCAAGACGGCCAACCCCCGGTCTATGCCCTGGAGGGCTCGGTGGCCGTGGGCGGATCGCTTATTCAATGGCTGCGGGACCAGCTGGGCATTATCCCTTCGGCGGGGGCATCGGAAAGCATAGCTGCTGCGGACAACGGTGGGGTCTACATTGTGCCTGCGTTCTCTGGGCTGTTTGCCCCGCACTGGCGGCCCGATGCCCGCGGGGTCATCGTGGGCTTGACCCGCTTCGCGGACCGCTCGCATATTACTCGGGCGGCGCTGGAGGCCACCTGTTTCCAGACCCGCGAGGTGGTAGAGGCCATGGTCGCGGACTCTGGCGTGGAACTGTGCCAGCTGCGTGTCGACGGCGGCATGGTGGCCAATAATCTGTTGATGCAGCTGCAGGCCGACATCCTCCAGGCCGAGGTGACCCGGCCGGTAGAGATTGAAACGACTGCGCTGGGCGCCGCTTTCGCCGCCGGGGTGGGCGCCGGGTGCTGGAGCTCCCTCGACGACATCGCAGCGCTGGTGGTCCCGGAACGTACCTGGCGCCCGCAGACCGACCGTGAAGACATCTACGCCCAGTGGAAGCGTGCGGTGGAGCGCAGCTTCGACTGGGCGTAA
- a CDS encoding HAD family hydrolase, translated as MHTESLLDIPAPRLIASDIDGTFLDRNHRVPPRNRDAVVRAVAAGAHFALSTGRPYRWIAPVVEQLPLRPLCVTSNGAVIYDAHRDQVVRSTELSAPVLAQVVAAAHEAMASHGGIAIGVERAGTSSLDPVEELYVVDPLYSENAMFDGFGVAPTAEVVAQPAVKLLLRNTQLSAPQLYDLISPHIDPQLAHVTYSMDAGILEVAAPGVTKAAGVEWLARHYGVEQHRTIAFGDMPNDVEMLQWAGLGVAMDNAAPQVKEAADYVAPPNHAAGVAAVLERWF; from the coding sequence ATGCACACTGAGTCCCTGTTGGATATTCCGGCGCCGCGGCTTATTGCCAGCGATATTGACGGCACTTTTTTGGACCGCAACCATCGCGTTCCCCCGCGCAACCGGGATGCCGTGGTGCGCGCGGTAGCAGCCGGGGCTCATTTTGCACTATCCACTGGGCGGCCGTACCGCTGGATTGCTCCCGTTGTGGAGCAGCTGCCGTTGCGTCCGTTGTGCGTGACCAGCAATGGGGCAGTCATTTATGATGCCCACCGGGACCAGGTAGTGCGTTCGACCGAACTGTCCGCGCCGGTACTGGCCCAGGTTGTTGCGGCTGCACATGAGGCGATGGCAAGCCATGGGGGGATTGCCATCGGGGTAGAGCGCGCCGGGACTTCTAGCCTGGACCCAGTAGAAGAGCTCTATGTGGTGGACCCGCTGTATTCAGAAAACGCCATGTTTGATGGCTTTGGGGTGGCGCCGACCGCGGAGGTGGTGGCCCAGCCTGCGGTGAAGCTGTTGCTGCGTAACACGCAGCTGTCCGCCCCGCAGCTCTACGATCTGATTAGTCCGCACATTGACCCGCAACTGGCGCACGTGACGTACTCGATGGATGCCGGAATTTTGGAAGTCGCCGCACCGGGGGTCACCAAGGCTGCCGGGGTGGAATGGTTGGCGCGTCACTATGGGGTGGAGCAGCACCGCACCATTGCCTTTGGGGATATGCCCAATGATGTAGAGATGCTGCAGTGGGCTGGCCTGGGGGTGGCTATGGATAATGCCGCCCCGCAGGTGAAGGAAGCCGCAGATTACGTGGCGCCGCCCAACCATGCCGCCGGGGTGGCTGCGGTGCTAGAGCGGTGGTTCTAA
- a CDS encoding lysophospholipid acyltransferase family protein, with protein MELRNGLVRVPASLPQLPRHAEAGERVYQLAISLLERVLRFQGIRVTARGVENVPQFGPALLAMNHTGYYDFIFGEIPAYLRGRRLARFMAKKEVFEVPVLGRAMRAMRHVPVDRAAGAAAIDEAVDHLRSGRLVTIFPEATISRSFELKDFKNGAARIAYTADAPLIPMVTWGSQRIWAKGGKKNLGRTGTPVLIYVGQPLELSGDAAADTAALKAAMEELLAQARAEYEAEYGPFPPGQPWQPAALGGTAPTLEEANRMDEADRARKAREREEKAARKRAKTERKLDAKLAKKVRKAWRRLRKER; from the coding sequence ATGGAACTGCGCAATGGCCTGGTGCGCGTGCCCGCTTCCCTGCCGCAGCTACCGCGCCACGCGGAGGCAGGCGAGCGGGTGTATCAGCTCGCAATCTCCCTGTTGGAGCGAGTGTTGCGCTTCCAAGGCATTCGCGTGACGGCCCGCGGGGTGGAAAACGTCCCGCAGTTCGGTCCGGCGCTGCTGGCTATGAACCACACGGGCTATTACGACTTCATCTTCGGCGAGATTCCGGCCTACCTGCGCGGGCGCCGCCTGGCGCGCTTTATGGCTAAGAAGGAAGTCTTTGAGGTGCCGGTGTTGGGCAGAGCTATGCGCGCCATGCGCCACGTGCCAGTGGACCGCGCCGCCGGTGCCGCGGCCATTGATGAGGCCGTGGACCACCTGCGCTCCGGGCGCTTGGTCACCATTTTCCCTGAGGCCACCATCTCCCGCAGCTTTGAGCTCAAGGATTTCAAAAATGGTGCCGCTCGCATTGCCTACACTGCCGATGCCCCCTTGATCCCCATGGTCACCTGGGGTTCTCAGCGCATCTGGGCCAAGGGCGGGAAGAAGAATCTGGGCCGCACGGGTACGCCGGTGCTCATTTATGTGGGCCAGCCGCTGGAGCTGAGTGGGGACGCTGCGGCGGATACTGCGGCCCTGAAGGCGGCGATGGAGGAGCTGCTGGCCCAGGCGCGCGCGGAATACGAAGCCGAGTATGGTCCTTTCCCCCCGGGGCAGCCGTGGCAGCCCGCAGCGTTGGGCGGTACCGCGCCGACGCTGGAAGAGGCTAATCGCATGGATGAGGCAGACCGAGCGCGCAAGGCCCGCGAGCGCGAGGAGAAGGCCGCGCGGAAGCGGGCCAAGACGGAACGCAAATTGGACGCTAAGCTGGCCAAGAAGGTGCGCAAGGCCTGGCGGAGGCTGCGCAAGGAGCGTTAG
- the serS gene encoding serine--tRNA ligase, protein MIDLKFLRENPDVVRQSQITRGEDPALVDQLISADERRRAAIVQADQLRSEQKAFGKKIGQASPEERPALLEGSNELKAKVKAAEAEQAQAEAEVNELQFQISNVVEGAPAGGEDDFIVLEEVGTIPEFDFEPKDHLELGESLGLIDVKRGAKVGGARFYYLTGDGAFLQLGMLMLAAQKAREAGFQLMIPPVLVRPEIMAGTGFLGQHADEIYYLPADDLYLVGTSEVALAGYHKDEIIDLSNGPIQYAGWSSCFRREAGSHGKDTRGILRVHQFDKLEMFVYCKPEDAQEQHRKLLQMEKDMLDAMELPYRTIDIAGGDLGSSAARKFDNEAWVPTQGAYRELTSTSNCTTFQARRLSTRYRDESGKSQYAATLNGTLATTRWLVAILENHQQADGSVVVPQALRPFVGKDVLVPRAQQKQTEA, encoded by the coding sequence GTGATTGATCTCAAGTTTCTCCGCGAAAACCCCGACGTAGTCCGGCAGTCCCAAATCACCCGTGGTGAGGACCCGGCGCTGGTGGACCAGCTGATTAGTGCCGATGAGCGCCGCAGGGCAGCGATTGTGCAAGCGGACCAGCTGCGTAGCGAGCAGAAGGCCTTTGGTAAAAAGATTGGGCAGGCCTCCCCGGAGGAGCGCCCTGCGCTGCTGGAGGGCTCCAATGAGCTCAAGGCCAAGGTTAAGGCCGCGGAAGCTGAGCAGGCCCAGGCGGAGGCCGAGGTCAACGAGCTGCAATTCCAGATTTCCAACGTGGTTGAAGGTGCCCCCGCAGGCGGCGAGGATGACTTCATTGTGTTGGAAGAAGTAGGCACCATTCCGGAGTTCGACTTTGAGCCGAAGGATCACCTGGAATTAGGCGAGTCCCTGGGGCTTATTGATGTCAAGCGCGGAGCCAAGGTGGGTGGCGCCCGTTTCTATTACCTCACGGGCGATGGCGCCTTCTTGCAGCTGGGCATGCTGATGTTGGCAGCCCAGAAGGCCCGCGAGGCAGGTTTCCAGCTGATGATCCCGCCGGTGCTGGTGCGCCCGGAAATCATGGCTGGCACGGGCTTTTTGGGCCAGCACGCGGATGAGATTTATTACCTACCGGCAGATGACCTCTACCTGGTGGGCACCTCTGAGGTGGCCCTGGCTGGCTACCACAAGGATGAGATTATTGATCTGTCTAATGGCCCCATCCAATACGCCGGGTGGTCTTCCTGCTTCCGCCGCGAGGCTGGCTCCCATGGCAAGGACACCCGGGGCATTTTGCGCGTGCACCAATTCGACAAACTGGAAATGTTTGTATACTGCAAGCCGGAGGACGCCCAGGAGCAGCACCGCAAGCTGCTGCAGATGGAAAAGGACATGCTCGATGCCATGGAGCTGCCGTACCGCACCATCGACATCGCCGGCGGGGACTTGGGCTCTTCGGCGGCGCGCAAGTTCGACAATGAAGCCTGGGTGCCCACGCAGGGCGCCTACCGCGAGCTGACCTCCACCTCAAACTGCACCACCTTCCAGGCGCGCCGTTTGTCCACCCGCTACCGCGACGAGTCCGGCAAGTCCCAGTACGCCGCCACGCTCAACGGCACCCTGGCTACCACCCGTTGGCTGGTGGCTATCTTAGAAAACCACCAGCAGGCTGATGGTTCCGTGGTGGTGCCGCAGGCCCTGCGTCCCTTTGTGGGCAAGGACGTGCTGGTGCCGCGCGCGCAGCAGAAGCAGACTGAGGCCTAA